In Aspergillus chevalieri M1 DNA, chromosome 7, nearly complete sequence, the sequence GGAATAGGCGCCCAATTAGACGGCATCGCAGACGACGTCGGCGGATACGTGGGGTAGTTGTGCTGCTGCGGGCTCGCATACCCGTACTTGAACGGCTCTGGTCGAGCATAGCCAGGGCCCGGGGCCTCTGGCAGCGGCTGTGATCCAGGACGCGGTGGGAGATTGGGCTTTGGCGATTCCGGTTTATTCTGCGCAGCTTGCGCCGCAACAGCCTGCTGTGCTAGCTCGGTCGCCGAGTCGCGGAGCGTAGACCAGAACTTGGATCGTCGATTCGACGACTTTTTCCTCTCCCCCGGCATATCGCCATACGCCAATCTCTCGTCCACAGACGAGTCATCTGACTCCTCAGCCTTCTTATCAAACTTGGAGCCAGTACTAGGTGTGGACTTCAGGTAATAGCTCGCTTCCTGCCCATCATCACCCTCATCACCCGAATGATAATATTCCCGACGAGGCCGTCGACTTGTGCCCCGACGGTAATAATCGCTCGCATTCCCTCCATCTCCCCCCTCAGTATCGATATCGTACCGCGACCGTGACTTGCTGCGATGGCCACGCACGGCGCTGGGTGCTCTGCTGCTGCGGGGACCGCGCGATCGGGACCGTGGTGGGTTGTCGTCCAAGGAAGTAAGGGAAGATTTGCTGGTCCGTGGAACGGCGGAGGATACTCTACTTCGGCTCCGGGCACCGCGAGACTTGGAACGTTCGCGGGTTCGGCTGCTGGACCGGCCGCGCGACCATGGGCCGTTGACCTGCAGTGACATTGTTTAGTGGGGAGGACGGTTAGAGAGCAAGAGAATCCAAACAAAGAATTGGCACAGTAAATAGACCAAGGTACGGAGTAAAAGAGATGAATATATGTTTAACttaagagagaaaagaaaaaaagaaattttggaaaaaaagaaatgagacTCAGTTATGTTTGCTCTCAGCGAGGCTGGTCGTGGATCATCGCTTCTAGCGTTAAACTTGGTGCTTGCGGGGCTGCCGTCTCTGGCAGCGGCAACTCATTCACAAACAGTAGAGATTAATCATAGTCGGTCAATTGCCAGCTGAATTATGCAGTTTTGGGCCGTCTAGATACAGATGGACCGTTCAATAGGGCTGCTATTGGTCGGGGAAAGCTGGTCGGGCGCAGCAGACTAGCCCTGATGGCGCAGAGATGCACATGAATCCCATCAGGTGAGTCACGGAATAGTTTCGTGCTACCCTGTACAAGGGAATCACGGAGAATCACAGAGGGCATATGTTCATAGGGGCGATACCACGAGATACCAGCCTGTGGAACTGCTATTTCACTATGGGAATCAAGAATACAGAGATTTCGaacaaaaaagagaagaagaggaataaACCAAGTCCATACAGCCCAAGCAGCATTCCACCAAACTCGGAGGTACAAGGTCATTCGCCACAGGATGGTCTTGCGGAACAACATACAAAATGACCACCCAGCATAGCTAGAAATGGAACGGAAATTGGTATAAGGAGCGTGAAGAATGTAGAACGTAAAAGCAGGGGGAATACAGGTATTGGGGGAAttaggaaaaaaaaaaagaaaaagaaagctgTCAGTAATGCTTTGATAGGTGAAAACAACAAATCCAAGCAACGAACTGCATCGGAAAACTGCTGCCACAGTATGGACGCTCAAGCATGACGCGCAAGGAAAGGCTGATGGGTATCTATGTGTCTTGTGGATAGCGAGTTTGGAGGGATTATCCTTTTTTCAGGAGAAGAACATGAACCGCGAAAAATGGTAAGAATCGAACGAGGAAGACTGTCCATGTCGTGGATCTTaggtcgaaaccgaagaacCAAAGTTCAATCAGAACAATAGGCCATTACCGGGGTAAAAGCTTGTCCGTACGAAGAACATTGACTGCTATTCTGCAAGTCTTTACCGAGTCCGACGCCCGTCAAATGGGCCCATTCGTCCGCCATACGCCTTCCTCTGAGGAGGGGCGGCATGGATACCATTGCGGTTCAGCCGGCTGGTTCTCCAGTTCTCGTACCAGATCAAACGGCTAGCCTCCCGGAGTTCCGATCGCCAGTCGTTGAAGACGTGATTCTTCAGCTTAACGAAATCGCAGTGCTCGGGGTTGTACGGGTCAGCGAATCCCCAGGCGAACCTGCGGCCAACAGGCTCGTCGCCGGCCTCCAACGAGTACGGGTCAGGCGAGAGAATCGAGAACGGGAGGCTCTTAGCAACCGCTTCGGACCCAGAGGACTTGCGACTTCGTTCGGATGGTGGGTTCTGGGATTCAGCCTTTTCGTCCGATGGCACTGGCTCCGACTTCGACATCGCAGATGCTTCCTTGTCCTGGTCAGGGTTTTCTGCCTCGGGGGTCGCCTCGGGGGTCGCCTCGGGGGTCGCCTCGGGCTGCGTACCTTCGTGCTGCGATTCTGTAGGCGTCGTTTCCTCTTCGTCTGCACTCTCCGAAGAAGTATATTCCTGGTCTTCCAATGTAAGAACCTCAAGGGGATCGATGTTGGCCTGCTTCAAGCTGTTCCAGACGGCCTTCCTCAGGTAAGCCATATGAGCGGTGGTGATTGTGTCTGCTTTGCTGATGACCGGCACAACGGTGGTCTTGCCCAGTACGGTCTGCAGGACCTGAAGGTCGAGATACTTGTCCAAGATACCAACAACAGGAGAGTCAGAGCGCTTAGGTTTTCCATTGGCCGCCCGTTCAGCGGCAGCAATGTTCTCATCCAAGCGCACGGGATCAAGGATCAAGAAGGTGCAGTGGATATGGGTGTCTCGGACGCCTGGCGAGCGAATCACCTTCATTTCCTCGTTCAGGGTTTCTTCGAATTTGCCCTCCAAGAAGTTGGTTACTCCACGCAGCTGGATGTCGACAATGTTCCTCTCCAGGCCTTGGGAGTCCCACAGGGTCAGCCCTACCCGCTCTCCATCGAAATCGGTTTCCAGATAGTGAGAAGTGAAGCCGTCGTTCGAGCCAGAATGGCGTTGGATTTCCTCGAACTCTTCCGGCAAACGAGAGGGATGTTTGTGCGGTGGCATGGTCAGAGACTTGCGGAGGAAGTTAAGGAACGAGGTCTTTCCCGAGTTTCGTGCACCAATCACGAGAATACTGGACAGGGTCAGCGTGAATTCGCCTCAACCAGGTAAAGCGTACTACTCACTTGTATGGCGTAGGATCCTTGCGACGACGCAGTCTGCGAGGGTTATTGGAGGTACTGACAGCACTGCTGGCATAGCTAAAGCGTCCACGGTGGGTCATGCTTTCAGTGCGTGCATACGGGTCAGGGTAGACAGAAGGAGCAGGCGAGCTCAGCGCAGTTCCAGGAGCAGCAGTATTCTCATACGGCCTGGCAGAGAACATGGCGACGCTGTCGGGACGGTCATCACCTCCAAAGGTCTCGAGTCTGGGGGTGGGGGACAGGtcaggaagacgaggaggttGCTTGGGCATGGCCTCTCTCTGGCGGCGTTCCTCCTCCATTGCTTGGGTTTTGGATCTCTTGGTTCTGCTTCCAGAGAGTTTCCGTTCACCTAACGGTTCAGTAGACTTGGAGCGGCGAAGGAAACCGAGAGAAGACGATTTGCGCTGGTCCTTGGAGTTGGAggtgctgttgctgtggtTTTCGGTGATGGGAGGAAGCTCCTGGCCTCGCCCGGGGGTCGAGGATCTGGGCGACGCGGTTGCCATGACTAGCTGTCTCTGTCGCAGTTGCTCTTTCCCAACGCGCGGAAGTGGGGGGTATTTAGTCAATAATGAAACTGGACTGAATTCACCCAACCCAAGGCAGACAGGCTTGTGCTACCTATCTATCTAGTCTTTAAAATCAATCGTCAGTAAAAgatagagagagaaagaagaagaacgaggTACAAAAAGCACATGGTGAATTGGCGCATCCCATGTCCACCAAGTCTCTCCCCACGCCACCCAGTGAATGACATTGCATACAGCACTTACAGTAGTTGTGACACACTAGTCTTCTCCACTGTAAATTGGGAGTCTTGGTAATGGAAAATATTTAAACGAAAGAATTGCGTACGATTGAATCGCGCTGGTTGAGAATATCTCAggagatgaagagaagaaaaacgaCAACCACAAGCCCAGCAAGCGTTTGTCGACACCAGTTCtgtctctcttctcctttttgcAAAGGACGCGATCCGGAACAACcgctctttttttcttcttaattgttatttttttttcgatGTGGAATGCGAAACAACCTGCTCACAGCATCCGGCTAAAGCGGCGCATGGAGAATAATAATAGTGAACGGATAAAACAAGAGAATGCGATGCAAGAAATGAAAAAGGAGGGGAgatggaaagagagaagagaagagaaaagaacagCCGAGAGCAGCGCAGATTGATTTAGAAAAGCGCAATTCCGGCGTTGATGAAGATCGGCCGAGCGAATAGATGGATGGGCTCGTCTTTTTCCTTATTCTTCCTACTGTCCGAAGTGATTGATATGAACGGATTGAAAAGCAATGACCACCACAGTTCTGTTGTCTCTTGCTCTGCTATTATCATGTCTGAAGAAATGATGAGATGCACAACAACAAAGCGATCTGTCTATCCATTGCCGTTaattttttcccttttttttttctctttcgaATTTTTTCCCTCCGGTCCTCAGCTCAGGGGCTCGACCTTTGCTTTCCCCCCGAACCGCGGCGTGTGGTTGGTTGCGCTAGACTTAGTGACCGTATTTAGACTCGGAGGAGCTCATTTTCAGGGGAAGCTCATCCGGAGTCGTGCTCGAACTGGACCTTTCGGAGTATGGCTCTACCAGAGGAAAGACCACCACCCACCGTATTGCACAATACGATATCCACTCTTAACGCTCATACACCGTCGTTCCTCCCCCAGATCGATCAGTGAATTCATCCCCAGCGCGCAACATTCAATAGTCCGACTCTAAAAAGTGGCCGATCTGACCTCACGTGGAGCTGACATTCTCCATACAAAGCACGGTGCCGTGGTGGCAACCCTGTATTTATTCCAAAGTACATCCGGATAGCTCAACGTACTTTGTTTCCGGTGTCCGTATCTTTGTGTGGCCTGACTCTTTCCTTATTGGGCTGTATTGGTATCACGTGGTGGTTCACTCGATGAGCGCCGTTACTCCGTTctccatactccatactccagAACTGGTGATTATTCATGATTCAGTCAGTCAGGCACTGCTCAATGCTGAAAAGGACATCATTTGAAACTCTATTCCGACGAATACTAATCTCCAGGACACGCACCGCCGATATGGATCGTCTTCAAGCTGCAGGCAATCTGAACCCCACATGAGAACAGCTATTGCGGGGCATTATCCATGCGCAACATCAATCATCAATCATCAAACGCCCCCTTCGCATCAGGCACTCCCTCTCCTTCGTGCCATGACCGAAACGGCAAAACAACGCACGGATGCGA encodes:
- a CDS encoding uncharacterized protein (TransMembrane:1 (o17-37i)) — encoded protein: MLFRKTILWRMTLYLRVWWNAAWAVWTWFIPLLLFFVRNLCILDSHSEIAVPQAGISWYRPYEHMPSVILRDSLVQGSTKLFRDSPDGIHVHLCAIRASLLRPTSFPRPIAALLNGPSVSRRPKTA
- the aspE gene encoding septin (COG:S;~EggNog:ENOG410PIU7;~InterPro:IPR030379,IPR027417;~go_function: GO:0005525 - GTP binding [Evidence IEA]) codes for the protein MATASPRSSTPGRGQELPPITENHSNSTSNSKDQRKSSSLGFLRRSKSTEPLGERKLSGSRTKRSKTQAMEEERRQREAMPKQPPRLPDLSPTPRLETFGGDDRPDSVAMFSARPYENTAAPGTALSSPAPSVYPDPYARTESMTHRGRFSYASSAVSTSNNPRRLRRRKDPTPYNILVIGARNSGKTSFLNFLRKSLTMPPHKHPSRLPEEFEEIQRHSGSNDGFTSHYLETDFDGERVGLTLWDSQGLERNIVDIQLRGVTNFLEGKFEETLNEEMKVIRSPGVRDTHIHCTFLILDPVRLDENIAAAERAANGKPKRSDSPVVGILDKYLDLQVLQTVLGKTTVVPVISKADTITTAHMAYLRKAVWNSLKQANIDPLEVLTLEDQEYTSSESADEEETTPTESQHEGTQPEATPEATPEATPEAENPDQDKEASAMSKSEPVPSDEKAESQNPPSERSRKSSGSEAVAKSLPFSILSPDPYSLEAGDEPVGRRFAWGFADPYNPEHCDFVKLKNHVFNDWRSELREASRLIWYENWRTSRLNRNGIHAAPPQRKAYGGRMGPFDGRRTR